The following proteins are encoded in a genomic region of Takifugu rubripes chromosome 21, fTakRub1.2, whole genome shotgun sequence:
- the chfr gene encoding E3 ubiquitin-protein ligase CHFR isoform X2: MEGFRKERPWGKLVKVDSSETILLFNRECTVGRKLGCYLSFPANKLVSGEHCKIVQDASSGLVWLEDMSTNGTVINMSKLVKKQTHMLQNGDVIYFVYRKSEPEQNIAYVYHSIRTEQPLSQDSYDTQRSDCCLASVSPSEMLLSVEPVMLTKAPSDLSQDDPQPSTSSSCFCIGIQTVHDPGAPGPVSDAAPVQEKDDMEPENKRRKTDGDLPHMSTTEEVGPVKTGVNNVTKAPVDRPKTDKMEESLTCVICQDLLYDCVSLQPCMHVFCAACYSGWMERSPLCPTCRCPVERIRKNHILNNLVEAYLIQHPEKCRSEEDLKSMDSRNKITQDMLQPKVERSFSDEEGSSDYLLEFSDNDSDSSDMSQPIMCRQCPGYKADVSQLLFATGSNYWFPGLPAPAPVPPPPKPAATEGCAKAAGEQPSTSSDGPSAPQEYRCPPRGIHLICTCCLQPMPDRRAELGSQQVAQQCVLCQRSFCHMYWGCQRIGCQGCLAPFSELNLTDKCLDGALNSNAYESDVLQNYLSSRGKSWKDLRQEALQNVEQGKYPADCRISGSTIMCSDCGLRALRDLAYKYRQDIPSSELPAAVTARPDCYWGRNCRTQVKAHHAMKFNHICEQTRFKS, translated from the exons ATGGAGGGTTTTAGAAAAGAGCGGCCATGGGGGAAGCTTGTGAAAGTGGATTCCAGTGAAACGATCCTGCTTTTCAACAGAGAATGTACAGTTGGCAGAAAACTAG GATGTTATTTGTCTTTTCCAGCCAACAAACTGGTGTCAGGAGAACACTGCAAGATTGTGCAGGATGCAAGTTCAGGCCTGGTGTGGCTTGAAGACATGAG CACTAACGGCACAGTGATCAACATGTCCAAACTGGTGAAGAAGCAAACGCACATGTTGCAGAACGGTGATGTCATCTATTTTGTATACAGGAAAAGTGAGCCAGAACAAA ACATCGCCTATGTATACCATTCGATCAGAACGGAGCAGCCTCTGTCCCAGGACAGTTATG ACACGCAGAGGTCAGACTGCTGCCTGGCTTCTGTCTCGCCATCAGAGATGCTTCTCTCTGTGGAGCCCGTGATGCTAACAAAGGCGCCGTCTGATCTCAGCCAGGACGACCCACAGCCCTCCACCTCAAGTTCCTGCTTTTGCATCGGGATCCAGACTGTCCACGACCCCGGCGCTCCCG GTCCAGTTAGTGATGCTGCACCGGTGCAGGAAAAAGATGACATGGAGCCGGAAAACAAGAGGAGAAAAACTGATGGTG ACTTGCCACACATGTCCACTACGGAAGAAGTCGGTCCAGTTAAGACCGGTGTGAATAATGTGACTAAAGCACCGGTGGATAGACCAAAGACGGACAAGATGGAGGAGAGCTTGACCTGTGTGATTTGTCAGGACCTCCTGTACGACTGCGTCAG CTTGCAGCCTTGCATGCACGTCTTCTGCGCCGCCTGCTACTCGGGCTGGATGGAgcgttctcctctctgccccacctGCCGCTGCCCTGTGGAGAGGATTCGGAAGAACCACATCCTGAACAACCTGGTGGAGGCCTACCTCATTCAGCACCCAG AGAAGTGTCGCAGCGAGGAGGACCTGAAGAGCATGGACAGCCGCAACAAGATTACTCAGGACATGTTGCAGCCGAAAGTGGAGCGCTCCTTCTCTGATGAGGAGGGCAGCTCAGATTACCTGCTTGAATTCTCAGACAACGACAGCGACTCCTCAGACATGAG TCAGCCAATTATGTGCAGACAGTGTCCTGGCTACAAGGCAGATGTCAGCCAGCTGCTCTTTGCTACGGGATCCAACTACTGGTTTCCTGGTctgccagctccagctcctgtgCCTCCTCCCCCCAAACCAGCAGCGACAGAGGGGTGTGCTAAAGCCGCAGGGGAGCAGCCCTCAACCTCCTCTGACGGGCCCTCAG CTCCCCAAGAGTATCGCTGCCCCCCTCGGGGCATCCACCTCATCTGCACCTGCTGCCTCCAGCCGATGCCAGACAGACGGGCCGAGCTCGGCAGCCAGCAGGTCGCCCAGCAAT GTGTGCTGTGCCAGCGATCCTTCTGTCATATGTACTGGGGTTGCCAGAGGATTGGCTGTCAAGGCTGCCTGGCTCCATTCAGTG AGCTCAATTTGACAGACAAGTGCCTGGACGGTGCGCTAAACAGCAACGCCTACGAGTCAGACGTGCTTCAG AACTATCTGTCCTCCAGAGGGAAGTCATGGAAAGATCTACGCCAAGAAGCTCTGCAGAACGTCGAGCAGGGAAAATATCCTGCAG ACTGTCGCATCTCTGGAAGTACCATCATGTGCTCAGACTGCGGCCTGCGAGCTTTGAGGGACCTTGCTTACAAATACAGACAGGACATCCCTTCATCCGAACTGCCAG CTGCCGTAACGGCTCGTCCCGACTGTTACTGGGGCCGCAACTGTCGCACACAAGTGAAGGCACATCACGCCAT gAAGTTCAACCACATCTGTGAGCAGACACGTTTCAAGAGCTGA
- the chfr gene encoding E3 ubiquitin-protein ligase CHFR isoform X1 — protein MEGFRKERPWGKLVKVDSSETILLFNRECTVGRKLGCYLSFPANKLVSGEHCKIVQDASSGLVWLEDMSTNGTVINMSKLVKKQTHMLQNGDVIYFVYRKSEPEQNIAYVYHSIRTEQPLSQDSYEDTQRSDCCLASVSPSEMLLSVEPVMLTKAPSDLSQDDPQPSTSSSCFCIGIQTVHDPGAPGPVSDAAPVQEKDDMEPENKRRKTDGDLPHMSTTEEVGPVKTGVNNVTKAPVDRPKTDKMEESLTCVICQDLLYDCVSLQPCMHVFCAACYSGWMERSPLCPTCRCPVERIRKNHILNNLVEAYLIQHPEKCRSEEDLKSMDSRNKITQDMLQPKVERSFSDEEGSSDYLLEFSDNDSDSSDMSQPIMCRQCPGYKADVSQLLFATGSNYWFPGLPAPAPVPPPPKPAATEGCAKAAGEQPSTSSDGPSAPQEYRCPPRGIHLICTCCLQPMPDRRAELGSQQVAQQCVLCQRSFCHMYWGCQRIGCQGCLAPFSELNLTDKCLDGALNSNAYESDVLQNYLSSRGKSWKDLRQEALQNVEQGKYPADCRISGSTIMCSDCGLRALRDLAYKYRQDIPSSELPAAVTARPDCYWGRNCRTQVKAHHAMKFNHICEQTRFKS, from the exons ATGGAGGGTTTTAGAAAAGAGCGGCCATGGGGGAAGCTTGTGAAAGTGGATTCCAGTGAAACGATCCTGCTTTTCAACAGAGAATGTACAGTTGGCAGAAAACTAG GATGTTATTTGTCTTTTCCAGCCAACAAACTGGTGTCAGGAGAACACTGCAAGATTGTGCAGGATGCAAGTTCAGGCCTGGTGTGGCTTGAAGACATGAG CACTAACGGCACAGTGATCAACATGTCCAAACTGGTGAAGAAGCAAACGCACATGTTGCAGAACGGTGATGTCATCTATTTTGTATACAGGAAAAGTGAGCCAGAACAAA ACATCGCCTATGTATACCATTCGATCAGAACGGAGCAGCCTCTGTCCCAGGACAGTTATG AAGACACGCAGAGGTCAGACTGCTGCCTGGCTTCTGTCTCGCCATCAGAGATGCTTCTCTCTGTGGAGCCCGTGATGCTAACAAAGGCGCCGTCTGATCTCAGCCAGGACGACCCACAGCCCTCCACCTCAAGTTCCTGCTTTTGCATCGGGATCCAGACTGTCCACGACCCCGGCGCTCCCG GTCCAGTTAGTGATGCTGCACCGGTGCAGGAAAAAGATGACATGGAGCCGGAAAACAAGAGGAGAAAAACTGATGGTG ACTTGCCACACATGTCCACTACGGAAGAAGTCGGTCCAGTTAAGACCGGTGTGAATAATGTGACTAAAGCACCGGTGGATAGACCAAAGACGGACAAGATGGAGGAGAGCTTGACCTGTGTGATTTGTCAGGACCTCCTGTACGACTGCGTCAG CTTGCAGCCTTGCATGCACGTCTTCTGCGCCGCCTGCTACTCGGGCTGGATGGAgcgttctcctctctgccccacctGCCGCTGCCCTGTGGAGAGGATTCGGAAGAACCACATCCTGAACAACCTGGTGGAGGCCTACCTCATTCAGCACCCAG AGAAGTGTCGCAGCGAGGAGGACCTGAAGAGCATGGACAGCCGCAACAAGATTACTCAGGACATGTTGCAGCCGAAAGTGGAGCGCTCCTTCTCTGATGAGGAGGGCAGCTCAGATTACCTGCTTGAATTCTCAGACAACGACAGCGACTCCTCAGACATGAG TCAGCCAATTATGTGCAGACAGTGTCCTGGCTACAAGGCAGATGTCAGCCAGCTGCTCTTTGCTACGGGATCCAACTACTGGTTTCCTGGTctgccagctccagctcctgtgCCTCCTCCCCCCAAACCAGCAGCGACAGAGGGGTGTGCTAAAGCCGCAGGGGAGCAGCCCTCAACCTCCTCTGACGGGCCCTCAG CTCCCCAAGAGTATCGCTGCCCCCCTCGGGGCATCCACCTCATCTGCACCTGCTGCCTCCAGCCGATGCCAGACAGACGGGCCGAGCTCGGCAGCCAGCAGGTCGCCCAGCAAT GTGTGCTGTGCCAGCGATCCTTCTGTCATATGTACTGGGGTTGCCAGAGGATTGGCTGTCAAGGCTGCCTGGCTCCATTCAGTG AGCTCAATTTGACAGACAAGTGCCTGGACGGTGCGCTAAACAGCAACGCCTACGAGTCAGACGTGCTTCAG AACTATCTGTCCTCCAGAGGGAAGTCATGGAAAGATCTACGCCAAGAAGCTCTGCAGAACGTCGAGCAGGGAAAATATCCTGCAG ACTGTCGCATCTCTGGAAGTACCATCATGTGCTCAGACTGCGGCCTGCGAGCTTTGAGGGACCTTGCTTACAAATACAGACAGGACATCCCTTCATCCGAACTGCCAG CTGCCGTAACGGCTCGTCCCGACTGTTACTGGGGCCGCAACTGTCGCACACAAGTGAAGGCACATCACGCCAT gAAGTTCAACCACATCTGTGAGCAGACACGTTTCAAGAGCTGA
- the LOC105418009 gene encoding uncharacterized protein: MSCATSLGAPVFVTTYLLFVMGCVAQKVYFDCGAKVDVVDVQGLILSPGFPYNYSSGTHCVWQFFVPVDYQLILEMFDFDVFESHNAAAQYASTFNSEEEEELDEEATFPPGSFLTDKTLVGGNLLRLNGGDAAKTRQSSQRGEDKQIVVQEESSKMEVAKVSNSAKRSADASFGLDSPPPSSLLVLPGAAAPEDKALNSASSFHLRELSPSSYPTLLEETTIASPEPTDTPAASPETQHPVLDACPHDVLYISDLITFSSRFCGSNRPPSSQLVFGSSQEMVEVIMELITTTHWGRGFALLFHYHNLTEPGGSRHVSAPTAGKVDSLLAAVSGAAFFAMVLTSALCIIFRPKLCPKRASSCSSSNSEVPEGVQNTGAEVSELQLMAENQINMEATTEAAGDSPPQTVTADNSENAEVDLSCSGLTELDLGADEVFIVSSAPCSSRLPVSPHTQRDRFLRHSDTGPSPAGDWPSPDPSTSPSGSRTGKDGACARPRAWSVRTFQDFLPPLPQLHKKWCSWNSTSPFTKLVDSAPSSLVGEGREGRKIFSDAHLEANADRSTISDSSISNASYPLTQSAQRQRRLNSISNLRRSRFTGPCFGLLSGAADPVKTPGVTHAESSSPEPGPASPPSAQCQAESGQAGKRREFPGEGDHVSVPVFAISEEEDRQPLVPSEHLGRIAASAVLNGSVRGAYEGKKPAAGNNSLHPSNQRARPEWRPWGSQASGGVVLLSPTESIVAGDGEPSLRRATVLCSVTNRM; encoded by the exons ATGAGCTGCGCTACGTCGCTTGGGGCGCCCGTTTTTGTGACAACATATCTGCTCTTCGTGATGGGATGCGTTGCACAGAAA GTTTACTTTGACTGCGGCGCGAAGGTAGACGTGGTGGACGTGCAAGGCCTGATTCTGTCACCTGGCTTCCCCTACAACTACTCCTCAGGGACCCACTGTGTTTGGCAGTTCTTCGTTCCTGTTGACTACCAGCTCATTTTGGAAATGTTTGACTTTGACGTGTTTGAAAGCCACAACGCCGCCGCGCAGTACGCTTCTACCTTCaactcggaggaggaggaggagttggatGAAGAGGCGACTTTCCCTCCTGGAAGCTTCCTGACGGATAAAACTTTAGTAGGTGGTAACCTGTTGCGTCTTAACGGAGGCGATGCTGCAAAGACTCGGCAGTCCTCCCAGCGTGGTGAAGACAAGCAAATTGTGGTGCAGGAAGAGTCCTCGAAGATGGAGGTAGCCAAAGTCTCAAATTCTGCCAAGAGGTCCGCAGACGCCTCCTTCGGCCTGGAttccccacctccttcctcGCTTCTCGTCCTGCCTGGAGCGGCAGCACCAGAAGACAAAGCCCTCAACTCCGCTTCCTCCTTTCACCTCCGAGAACTGAGCCCCAGTTCGTACCCGACTCTTCTTGAGGAGACCACCATTGCCTCGCCAGAGCCCACCGATACTCCAGCTGCGAGCCCCGAAACCCAGCACCCAGTGCTTGATGCCTGCCCCCATGATGTCCTCTACATCTCAGACCTCAtcaccttctcctccaggttCTGCGGCTCCAACCGGCCTCCAAGCAGCCAGCTGGTTTTCGGCTCCAGCCAGGAGATGGTGGAGGTCATCATGGAGCTGATCACCACCACCCACTGGGGCCGTGGCTTCGCTCTTCTCTTCCACTACCACAACTTGACAGAACCGGGGGGGAGCCGCCATGTTTCCGCTCCAACAGCCGGCAAAGTAGACTCTTTACTGGCTGCTGTGAGCGGAGCCGCCTTCTTCGCCATGGTGCTCACGAGTGCCCTCTGCATCATTTTCAG acCCAAACTGTGCCCCAAAAGAGCGAGCTCCTGTTCTTCCAGCAACTCCGAG GTTCCAGAGGGGGTTCAGAACACCGGGGCGGAGGTCAGCGAGCTGCAGCTGATGGCTGAGAACCAGATAAACATGGAGGCGACCACAGAAGCGGCCGGAGACAGCCCGCCGCAGACAG TAACCGCTGACAATTCCGAGAATGCAGAGGTAGACCTTTCCTGCAGCGGGCTGACCGAACTCGACCTCGGTGCAGATGAGGTCTTCATTGTATCGTCAGCTCCTTGCTCAAGCAGACTGCCCGTCTCTCCTCATACA CAGCGAGACCGGTTTCTGCGGCACAGCGACACCGGGCCCAGCCCGGCGGGTGATTGGCCATCGCCCGACCCCTCCACCTCGCCCAGTGGCTCCAGGACGGGCAAGGACGGCGCCTGCGCCAGGCCGAGGGCGTGGAGCGTGCGCACCTTCCAGgacttcctccctcctctgccgCAGCTGCATAAGAAGTGGTGCAGCTGGAACTCCACCAGTCCTTTCACCAAGCTGGTGGACAGC GCTCCGTCCAGTCTGGTTGGCGAGGGCAGAGAGGGCAGGAAGATCTTCTCCGACGCCCACCTGGAGGCCAACGCCGACCGCAGCACCATCTCCGACTCCTCCATCAGCAACGCTTCTTACCCCCTGACGCAGTCGGCGCAGAGGCAGCGGCGCCTCAACTCCATCAGCAACCTGCGGCGCTCCCGCTTCACCGGGCCCTGCTTCGGCCTGCTCTCTGGGGCAGCAGACCCGGTGAAGACCCCCGGCGTTACTCACGCCGAGAGCTCCTCGCCGGAGCCCGGGcctgcctcccctccctccgCCCAGTGTCAGGCGGAGAGCGGCCAAGCCGGAAAGAGGCGCGAGTTTCCGGGCGAGGGCGATCACGTCAGCGTCCCGGTGTTCGCCATCTCCGAGGAGGAGGACCGGCAGCCCCTGGTCCCCTCCGAGCACTTGGGTCGGATCGCGGCCTCGGCCGTGCTGAACGGATCGGTCAGGGGCGCGTACGAGGGGAAGAAGCCCGCCGCCGGAAACAACAGCCTCCACCCCTCCAACCAGAGGGCTCGGCCCGAGTGGAGACCGTGGGGGAGCCAGGCGTCGGGGGGCGTCGTTCTGCTCTCCCCGACCGAGTCCATCGTGGCGGGCGACGGCGAGCCGTCCCTCAGACGGGCCACAGTGCTGTGCAGTGTGACCAATCGGATGTAG